A single region of the Demequina sp. genome encodes:
- a CDS encoding SIR2 family protein — MTTNYDDHLATAARDDGLGELETWCAPAVPLGHNFSGLVHLHGSITRPPDEMVLTDRDFGRAYLTQAWAPRFLLPMFDRYTVLFIGYGHDDPVMRYLALGLPSHDANGRPRRFAFTSEPADPKWQYLGITPIGYSARGRDHRDLNAALDAWSLRATMGQTEHEARAREIVGSGTTIQPVERDYLLGRLRVIDGVRDFVKAVSDQEPASKIAWLQWLDDFPDFRSNFSGGAASEAGLLLGDWFCDEFVRSPELNGAALQTVQRLGQVWNRALVRSASWAVRNLAKDDPTAAGRWKALLASSIYGHSALGDLESLLPYEPSADAEELPLLRAAMRPSLALKRRWTLTGEPSPFDPPNAEVVWGSDEHELTANLAKILEERPNGEPTLGAALEDALDAAYDLQTAYHGDRHWDALSFGRSAIEPHAQDDFRDPIDAIVDALRDYGEKALSSNAGLPERWWSFDKPLFRRLAVHLVACDDKRDGDAKVEWLLARETLYETDLKHEAYGVLAQSVGAASAEVRRRLVETALRGPELPDDIADRERHIAYSKYNLLVWLVTARPEWPEAVKALAEIQEAYPHFEARDHPDLDRWKSGGTWGGVPPMELETFARLFRDDPYGALTELIGREYSERNFGEPTWHDALRLVTDFVSRDPGSGEVLWDLVESAPSLSGRSEHVFRATIDGWAVADVAGLGRSLVERVASQTRFPESARSVSRFLLAQVKRRVDSDETVALAAMRDTARQLWREQGPAFDSQYVDDPVSTAPLWLNSWPGDLAQYWISEIDRRWRKHRGDWSGLNSEERDALEALFAGSRSVLDAVEPAAAAHLFFLFAADEVFARARILPLFSDDASARLAWTSYLYHPRYDDRLLAAGFLECVLREFNRLGDLREDDLRAQFLGLVVAVVSYAGIAEKDRNSLLTATVTSGGGAHAIAFAEAVVRFVSDESVDGEQLWSHWLRRHLGARLDGRPREAEGTELAHWADVVPWMGSQIPAAAALFGNRGIGLAARFHAPDVDAAVLAEHGATLVAFFSERLRNSRSLDHLSMYEMREFIEELTGALGETVVQPLVDAANEVGILGR; from the coding sequence GTGACGACCAACTATGACGACCACCTTGCAACTGCAGCGCGCGACGACGGCCTTGGGGAACTGGAAACCTGGTGCGCGCCCGCCGTGCCGCTCGGGCATAACTTCAGCGGACTCGTACACTTGCACGGGTCGATCACACGTCCGCCAGACGAGATGGTGCTTACAGATCGCGACTTTGGCAGGGCGTACTTGACCCAAGCATGGGCGCCGCGGTTCCTCTTGCCCATGTTCGACAGGTATACCGTCCTCTTCATCGGATACGGTCACGACGATCCCGTGATGCGGTACCTCGCATTGGGGCTCCCATCCCACGACGCGAACGGTCGGCCGCGTCGATTCGCGTTCACGAGCGAGCCTGCCGATCCGAAGTGGCAGTACCTGGGTATTACTCCAATCGGATACAGCGCAAGAGGACGCGATCATCGCGACCTGAACGCGGCGCTCGACGCCTGGAGTCTTCGTGCCACGATGGGTCAGACGGAGCACGAGGCCCGCGCGCGCGAGATAGTTGGATCGGGTACGACAATCCAACCCGTTGAGCGCGATTACCTCCTTGGACGGCTGAGGGTTATCGACGGCGTTCGAGACTTTGTCAAAGCTGTGAGCGACCAGGAACCGGCTTCGAAGATCGCCTGGTTACAGTGGCTCGACGATTTCCCCGACTTTCGATCCAACTTTTCGGGAGGCGCAGCGTCAGAGGCTGGCCTGCTTCTAGGAGATTGGTTCTGCGACGAGTTCGTGAGGTCGCCCGAACTCAATGGTGCTGCGTTGCAGACGGTGCAGCGGCTTGGCCAGGTATGGAACCGTGCACTAGTTCGAAGCGCATCCTGGGCGGTGCGAAACCTAGCCAAGGATGATCCGACGGCCGCGGGCCGATGGAAGGCGCTACTTGCCAGTTCGATTTACGGGCACTCTGCGCTCGGCGACTTGGAAAGCTTGCTCCCCTATGAGCCATCGGCAGATGCAGAGGAGCTTCCATTGCTTCGCGCCGCAATGCGTCCGTCTCTGGCGCTGAAGCGTCGCTGGACTCTTACGGGCGAGCCAAGTCCGTTCGACCCTCCAAATGCCGAAGTCGTCTGGGGCAGCGACGAGCACGAACTCACTGCAAATCTGGCAAAGATTCTGGAGGAGCGCCCCAACGGCGAGCCAACACTGGGCGCAGCGCTTGAGGACGCGCTCGACGCTGCGTATGACCTCCAAACCGCTTATCACGGAGATCGGCACTGGGACGCGCTGAGCTTTGGAAGGTCGGCGATTGAGCCTCATGCGCAAGACGATTTCAGAGACCCGATAGACGCCATAGTCGACGCGCTGCGCGACTACGGCGAGAAGGCTCTCTCAAGTAACGCTGGACTCCCCGAACGATGGTGGTCGTTCGACAAGCCGTTGTTCCGTCGCCTGGCTGTGCACTTGGTCGCGTGCGATGACAAGCGCGACGGTGACGCGAAGGTCGAGTGGCTGTTGGCCAGGGAAACTCTCTATGAAACTGATCTGAAGCATGAGGCGTATGGGGTGCTGGCGCAATCGGTCGGCGCCGCTTCGGCTGAGGTGCGACGGCGGCTAGTCGAGACCGCGCTGAGGGGTCCAGAACTGCCGGACGACATCGCCGACAGAGAGCGACATATCGCGTACTCAAAGTACAACTTGCTCGTTTGGCTGGTGACCGCACGTCCCGAGTGGCCCGAAGCGGTCAAGGCCCTCGCAGAGATCCAAGAGGCATACCCCCACTTTGAAGCACGAGATCACCCCGATCTCGACCGTTGGAAGTCTGGAGGGACTTGGGGTGGAGTGCCGCCGATGGAACTCGAGACTTTCGCGCGACTGTTCCGCGACGACCCCTACGGTGCGCTGACGGAATTGATAGGCCGCGAATACTCCGAGCGCAACTTCGGGGAACCGACCTGGCATGATGCACTGCGTCTAGTCACGGACTTCGTGTCTCGGGATCCGGGCTCGGGAGAGGTCTTGTGGGATCTGGTTGAGTCCGCTCCGAGCCTCTCTGGCCGCAGCGAGCACGTGTTCCGAGCCACGATTGATGGTTGGGCGGTAGCCGACGTCGCCGGTCTCGGCCGCAGTCTCGTTGAGCGGGTCGCGAGCCAGACTCGGTTCCCCGAGAGCGCGAGGTCGGTAAGCAGGTTTCTCCTGGCGCAGGTGAAACGGCGAGTGGACTCGGACGAAACTGTCGCGCTCGCGGCCATGCGCGACACCGCGCGCCAGCTTTGGAGAGAACAGGGCCCGGCATTTGACTCGCAGTACGTTGACGATCCAGTATCAACCGCACCGCTTTGGCTCAACTCATGGCCTGGCGACCTGGCGCAGTACTGGATTTCAGAGATTGATCGGCGCTGGCGCAAGCATCGTGGCGACTGGAGCGGGTTGAATTCCGAAGAGCGCGATGCGCTCGAAGCGCTGTTTGCAGGGTCGCGCTCCGTACTTGATGCTGTTGAACCTGCAGCGGCGGCGCATCTGTTCTTCTTGTTCGCGGCGGACGAGGTATTCGCGCGGGCGCGGATCCTTCCGCTGTTTAGTGACGACGCTTCAGCTCGGCTTGCGTGGACCTCGTACTTGTACCATCCGCGCTATGACGATCGGCTTCTTGCCGCAGGGTTCTTGGAGTGTGTCTTGCGCGAGTTCAATCGGCTTGGCGACCTGCGAGAGGATGACCTACGAGCGCAGTTTCTCGGACTTGTCGTAGCTGTGGTGTCGTACGCGGGAATCGCGGAAAAGGATCGCAACTCGTTACTGACGGCGACGGTCACCAGCGGAGGCGGCGCCCACGCGATCGCGTTCGCGGAAGCGGTGGTTCGTTTCGTTTCAGACGAGTCGGTCGACGGCGAACAGCTTTGGAGCCACTGGCTAAGGCGGCACCTCGGGGCGAGGCTCGACGGACGCCCTCGCGAGGCTGAGGGGACAGAACTCGCGCACTGGGCAGACGTGGTGCCATGGATGGGATCTCAGATCCCAGCTGCCGCTGCTTTGTTCGGAAACCGAGGCATCGGCCTCGCGGCGCGCTTTCACGCTCCAGACGTGGACGCTGCGGTACTCGCTGAGCACGGCGCGACCCTAGTCGCTTTCTTCTCTGAGCGATTGCGCAACTCACGTTCCCTGGATCATCTCTCGATGTACGAGATGCGGGAGTTCATCGAAGAGTTGACTGGCGCTCTCGGCGAGACGGTCGTCCAGCCCCTGGTCGACGCTGCAAACGAAGTCGGAATTCTTGGGCGCTAG
- a CDS encoding restriction endonuclease subunit S, protein MAADLTRMRLGDFVELKRGYDLPKQRRSPGNIPVVSSGGVTDFHVEAKVCGPGVVTGRYGTIGEVFYVEGDFWPLNTALYVSDFKGNDPRFVSYFLRTLDFLKYSDKAAVPGVNRNHLHEAIVDVPGVDEQRRIAHILGTLDDKIELNRRTSATLEEMARALFKSWFVDFDPVRAKAEGRDTGLPLLVADLFPDRFDDSEHGETPAGWAAGKVGDVVWCNAHTLGASQLPATVRYLDLGGAKWGSILEVQRLGGEAIPSRARRDLRRGDTVIGTVRPGNGSYARIEEDGLIGSTGFAVLTPKSDSDRDFVYLAATAPRQIDQLEALADGGAYPAVRPQAVSDLPVVVPPEHLRREFARAVSPLLNLVSAATRESAVLRGARDTLLEELIS, encoded by the coding sequence ATGGCGGCTGACCTCACGCGCATGCGTCTCGGCGACTTCGTCGAACTCAAGCGTGGGTACGACCTACCGAAGCAACGGCGCAGCCCGGGCAACATCCCCGTGGTTTCTTCTGGAGGCGTTACGGACTTCCACGTGGAGGCCAAGGTCTGTGGTCCAGGCGTCGTCACAGGACGGTATGGGACGATCGGCGAGGTCTTTTACGTCGAGGGGGACTTCTGGCCCCTAAACACTGCGTTGTATGTGTCGGACTTCAAGGGTAACGACCCGCGGTTCGTGAGTTACTTCTTGCGAACGCTCGACTTCCTGAAGTACTCGGACAAAGCGGCTGTGCCTGGCGTGAACCGCAACCACCTTCACGAGGCAATTGTCGATGTGCCGGGAGTCGACGAGCAGCGCCGCATCGCCCACATCCTCGGGACCCTCGACGACAAGATCGAACTCAATCGCCGCACGAGCGCCACGCTCGAGGAGATGGCTCGAGCTCTCTTCAAGTCCTGGTTCGTCGACTTCGACCCAGTCCGGGCCAAGGCCGAGGGTCGCGACACTGGCCTCCCACTGCTCGTAGCAGACCTCTTCCCAGACCGATTCGATGACTCCGAACACGGTGAAACCCCGGCGGGCTGGGCCGCGGGCAAAGTCGGTGACGTTGTGTGGTGCAACGCTCACACGCTCGGCGCTAGTCAGCTTCCGGCGACCGTACGCTACCTGGATCTGGGGGGCGCCAAGTGGGGCTCGATCCTCGAGGTGCAACGACTTGGCGGTGAGGCGATACCGAGCCGTGCGCGACGCGATTTGCGCAGGGGCGACACTGTGATTGGGACCGTGCGGCCGGGCAATGGCTCGTACGCGCGAATCGAAGAAGATGGACTCATCGGCTCGACAGGTTTCGCCGTGCTAACTCCGAAGTCGGACAGCGACCGCGATTTCGTGTACCTGGCGGCGACCGCGCCGCGGCAGATTGACCAGCTCGAGGCGCTCGCGGACGGGGGTGCCTATCCCGCCGTGCGCCCGCAAGCTGTCTCTGACTTGCCGGTGGTTGTCCCCCCGGAACACTTGCGCCGCGAGTTCGCTCGCGCCGTATCGCCGCTGCTTAACCTTGTGTCGGCGGCGACCCGCGAAAGCGCCGTACTCCGCGGTGCCCGCGATACGCTCCTCGAAGAACTCATTAGCTAG